The following are encoded together in the Kribbella sp. CA-293567 genome:
- a CDS encoding sigma-70 family RNA polymerase sigma factor: MTIAPVRSTQAQQLIADSTQELLAQADGLPAPRRQQLLDEVIILNAPVARSIASRYRRKGVDTDDLEQVAYLGLVKAANGYRPDASTAFLSYAVPTIRGELKRYFRDCAWAVRPPRRVQEMQGSIAAAEPELTQQLGHLPSDEETAEALGTEPAEVAEAASVRGCFTTLSLDAPAAADNSARLADTVADAEDGYELVENVHTLAPAVSDLDDRDRQILALRFCGGLTQEEIGQELGVSQMQVSRLLRGILDRLREDLTRPAD; the protein is encoded by the coding sequence GTGACGATCGCACCTGTTCGTAGTACGCAAGCTCAGCAGTTGATCGCCGACTCCACCCAGGAGCTACTCGCTCAGGCGGACGGGCTGCCCGCTCCGCGCCGCCAGCAGCTGCTCGACGAAGTGATCATCCTGAACGCGCCCGTCGCCCGGTCGATCGCCTCCCGCTACCGCCGCAAGGGCGTGGACACCGACGATCTCGAGCAGGTCGCCTATCTGGGCCTGGTCAAGGCGGCCAACGGCTATCGTCCGGACGCCTCCACAGCTTTTCTCTCGTACGCCGTACCGACGATCCGCGGCGAGCTGAAGCGCTATTTCCGGGACTGCGCCTGGGCTGTCCGGCCGCCGCGCCGGGTTCAGGAGATGCAGGGCTCCATCGCGGCGGCCGAGCCGGAGCTGACCCAGCAACTCGGTCACCTGCCCAGCGACGAGGAGACAGCGGAAGCGCTGGGCACCGAGCCGGCGGAGGTCGCCGAGGCCGCGTCGGTCCGTGGCTGTTTCACCACCCTCTCGCTCGATGCTCCGGCCGCTGCCGACAACAGTGCCCGGCTGGCCGACACCGTGGCCGATGCCGAGGACGGCTACGAATTGGTCGAGAACGTGCACACTCTCGCTCCGGCCGTCTCCGATCTCGACGACCGTGACCGTCAGATCCTGGCGCTGCGGTTCTGTGGCGGCCTCACCCAGGAGGAGATCGGCCAGGAGCTCGGCGTCAGTCAGATGCAGGTCTCCCGGCTGCTCCGCGGAATTCTCGACCGGCTTCGTGAGGATCTCACCCGTCCCGCTGATTGA
- a CDS encoding aldehyde dehydrogenase family protein, which produces MSSVILSVVNGERVPDPVRRTPSTNPANTSDVVGTIGVAGPDTFVRAARAARDAQPGWAALPAPQRGQVIANIGRLMATNKARLAALVTREIGKPLAEALGEVQEIIDTCDFFVGEGRRLYGQTVPSEMPDKQLFTFRRPVGAVVVISAGNFPVAVPSWYIVPALLCGNTVTWKPAEYSAVVSNAFYEIFAHSGVPAGVFNLVYADGPDTFAGLEQSLAAGLVDKVGFTGSSEVGSRIGELCGRHLQTPCLELGGKNPMVITEDADLDLAVEGALFSGFDTAGQRCTSLGTVIVHESVHDEFVDRFGTAVRAAAMGDPTQDVLFGPLLDEKFAAGFEKSLGWIGAHHTVIGATGRITAGNPRDGFVGDPAAGLFYHPVIVDGVGAEDELFLHETFGPIVGVTTYRTLDEAIALGNKPGYGLSSSIYTTDPRQAFRFAQGISAGMVSVNNSTSGAEAHLPFGGNGKSGNGSRQSGIWVLDQFTRWQSMNWDYSGKLQKAQLDTVTVEADLDFRLP; this is translated from the coding sequence GTGTCGTCTGTCATCCTGTCCGTGGTCAACGGCGAGCGGGTCCCGGACCCGGTCCGCAGGACGCCTTCCACCAACCCGGCGAACACCTCCGACGTGGTCGGCACGATCGGCGTCGCCGGGCCGGACACCTTCGTCCGGGCCGCCCGGGCAGCGCGCGACGCGCAACCGGGCTGGGCGGCGCTGCCGGCCCCGCAGCGTGGTCAGGTGATCGCGAACATCGGCCGGCTGATGGCCACCAACAAGGCCCGGCTCGCCGCACTCGTCACCCGCGAGATCGGCAAGCCGCTCGCGGAGGCGCTGGGCGAGGTGCAGGAGATCATCGACACCTGCGACTTCTTCGTCGGCGAGGGGCGCCGGCTCTACGGTCAGACCGTGCCGTCGGAGATGCCCGACAAGCAACTGTTCACCTTCCGCCGCCCGGTCGGCGCGGTCGTGGTGATCTCGGCCGGGAACTTCCCGGTCGCCGTACCTTCCTGGTACATCGTGCCCGCGCTGCTGTGCGGCAACACGGTCACCTGGAAGCCCGCGGAGTACTCGGCCGTCGTATCCAACGCGTTCTACGAGATCTTCGCGCACTCCGGCGTACCGGCGGGCGTCTTCAACCTCGTGTACGCCGACGGCCCCGACACCTTCGCCGGCCTGGAGCAGTCCCTGGCCGCGGGGCTGGTCGACAAGGTCGGCTTCACCGGATCCAGCGAGGTCGGCAGCCGGATCGGCGAGCTGTGCGGCCGCCACCTGCAGACCCCCTGCCTCGAGCTGGGCGGCAAGAACCCGATGGTGATCACCGAGGACGCCGACCTCGACCTGGCCGTCGAAGGGGCGCTCTTCTCCGGCTTCGACACCGCGGGACAGCGCTGCACGTCACTGGGCACGGTGATCGTGCACGAGTCGGTGCACGACGAGTTCGTCGACCGGTTCGGTACGGCGGTGCGCGCGGCAGCGATGGGCGACCCGACCCAGGACGTGCTGTTCGGGCCGTTGCTGGACGAGAAGTTCGCGGCCGGGTTCGAGAAGTCGCTCGGCTGGATCGGCGCCCACCACACCGTGATCGGCGCGACCGGCCGGATCACCGCCGGCAATCCGCGCGACGGGTTCGTCGGGGACCCCGCGGCCGGCCTGTTCTACCACCCGGTGATCGTCGACGGTGTCGGCGCCGAGGACGAACTGTTCCTGCACGAGACGTTCGGGCCGATCGTCGGTGTCACGACGTACCGGACCCTCGACGAAGCAATTGCTCTGGGCAACAAACCTGGGTACGGGCTGTCCAGCTCGATCTACACCACTGATCCCCGTCAGGCGTTCCGGTTCGCGCAGGGCATCTCGGCGGGCATGGTCAGCGTGAACAACTCGACCTCGGGCGCCGAGGCGCACCTGCCGTTCGGCGGCAACGGCAAGTCGGGCAACGGGTCCCGGCAGAGTGGGATCTGGGTGCTCGACCAGTTCACCCGCTGGCAGTCGATGAACTGGGACTACTCGGGCAAGCTGCAGAAGGCGCAACTGGACACCGTCACCGTCGAGGCGGACCTCGACTTCAGACTGCCATGA
- a CDS encoding CsbD family protein, with translation MGIGDKMKNAADSAKGKMKEKTGDATDNEDLQAEGQADKSVADLKQAGEKAKDAFKN, from the coding sequence GTGGGTATCGGCGACAAGATGAAGAACGCAGCCGACAGCGCCAAGGGCAAGATGAAGGAAAAGACTGGCGACGCGACGGACAACGAAGACCTGCAGGCCGAGGGCCAGGCGGACAAGTCCGTCGCAGATCTCAAGCAGGCGGGCGAAAAGGCCAAGGACGCCTTCAAGAACTGA
- a CDS encoding LysR family transcriptional regulator yields MSISLDLLRSFLAIHRAGSITAGAEQLGLSQPTVTAQLKALEAVVGRPLFERRARGVVATAAGDDLARRVADPIDLLQGLAVDELEEPVTATVHLGGPADFISHQVLPALAGRVADGLQLRTRFGLPDELIDGLVAKSLDVVISSVRPRRPGVRVTPLYDETFALVAAPNWYSGGPVSTPDQLRHIPLVAYAEEAPILRRYWRSVFGVRLTRSVAVVVPDLRGVLSAVLAGAGASVLPLYLCENDLQAGRLALLADPETPPLNTGYVAIRSDAGPRSPATHLRSLLLEALH; encoded by the coding sequence GTGTCGATCTCCCTGGACCTGTTGCGAAGCTTCCTGGCGATCCACCGGGCAGGGTCGATCACGGCCGGTGCCGAGCAGCTCGGGTTGTCCCAGCCGACCGTGACCGCTCAGCTCAAAGCGCTCGAGGCGGTGGTCGGGCGGCCGCTGTTCGAGCGGCGGGCACGCGGTGTGGTGGCGACTGCCGCGGGCGACGACCTGGCGCGCCGAGTGGCGGATCCGATCGACCTGTTGCAGGGGCTGGCGGTCGACGAACTCGAGGAGCCGGTCACGGCGACGGTCCATCTCGGGGGCCCGGCCGACTTCATCAGCCATCAGGTGCTGCCCGCGCTGGCCGGCCGAGTCGCCGACGGGCTGCAGTTGCGGACCCGCTTCGGCCTTCCCGACGAGCTGATCGACGGGTTGGTCGCGAAGTCGCTGGACGTGGTGATCAGCTCGGTCCGCCCGCGCCGGCCCGGCGTACGGGTGACGCCGTTGTACGACGAGACGTTCGCGCTGGTCGCCGCGCCGAACTGGTACTCCGGCGGTCCGGTGAGCACGCCCGACCAGTTGCGCCACATCCCGCTGGTCGCCTATGCGGAAGAGGCGCCGATCCTCCGTCGCTACTGGCGCAGCGTCTTCGGCGTACGGCTGACGAGAAGCGTTGCGGTCGTCGTACCGGATCTGCGAGGTGTGCTGAGCGCAGTACTGGCCGGCGCGGGCGCGAGCGTCCTGCCGCTGTACTTGTGCGAGAACGACCTGCAGGCAGGAAGACTGGCTCTCCTGGCAGACCCCGAAACCCCACCACTCAACACCGGCTACGTCGCCATCCGCTCAGACGCGGGCCCTCGAAGCCCAGCCACCCACCTGCGCAGTCTCCTCCTGGAAGCCCTGCACTAG
- the ku gene encoding non-homologous end joining protein Ku yields the protein MARAIWSGFISFGLVSVPVGLYSATQEHELDFHQFQRGTPDRIRYKRVNERTGREVDYDKIVKGHDVGGGEYVIVEQEELADIAPGRSRSLEITRFVDLDEIDPIHFQKSYYLAPSDSDNASSYGLLRDALAKTNRAGIASFVMRSKEYLAAIRADGKVLVLETMFFADEIRDPSKELSDLPSKSSGGKQLSMAVDLVEAMSGTWRAADYKDSYTERVKQLVADRRKGKEIVFTEEEPQATTTTDLVTALRASVEAARSRRESAKKSTTTKKTAAKKTAAKKTTAGKTTAKKSSAKKTAAKQTTAKKTTKKSTKKAA from the coding sequence ATGGCACGCGCGATCTGGAGTGGGTTCATCAGCTTCGGCCTGGTTTCGGTGCCGGTCGGCCTGTACTCCGCGACGCAGGAGCACGAGCTCGACTTCCACCAGTTCCAGCGCGGTACGCCGGACCGGATCCGGTACAAGCGGGTGAACGAGCGCACCGGGCGTGAGGTCGACTACGACAAGATCGTGAAGGGTCACGACGTCGGCGGCGGCGAGTACGTGATCGTCGAGCAGGAGGAACTGGCCGACATCGCGCCGGGCCGGTCCCGCTCGCTGGAGATCACCCGGTTCGTCGATCTCGACGAGATCGATCCGATCCACTTCCAGAAGAGCTACTACCTGGCGCCGTCGGACAGCGACAACGCTTCGTCGTACGGGCTGCTGCGGGATGCCCTGGCGAAGACGAACCGGGCCGGTATCGCGTCGTTCGTGATGCGCAGCAAGGAGTACCTCGCCGCGATCCGGGCCGACGGCAAGGTCCTGGTGCTGGAGACGATGTTCTTCGCCGACGAGATCCGCGACCCGTCGAAGGAACTCAGCGACCTGCCGTCGAAGTCGTCCGGCGGCAAACAGTTGTCGATGGCGGTCGACCTGGTCGAGGCGATGAGCGGCACTTGGCGCGCGGCCGACTACAAGGACAGCTACACCGAACGGGTGAAGCAGCTGGTCGCCGACAGACGCAAGGGCAAGGAGATCGTCTTCACCGAGGAAGAGCCCCAGGCGACCACCACCACCGACCTCGTCACCGCCCTCCGAGCCAGCGTCGAGGCCGCCCGCTCCCGCCGCGAGTCGGCGAAGAAGAGCACCACCACCAAGAAGACCGCCGCGAAGAAGACCGCTGCCAAGAAAACCACCGCCGGCAAGACCACCGCCAAGAAGTCATCTGCCAAGAAGACGGCCGCCAAGCAGACCACGGCGAAGAAGACCACCAAGAAGAGTACGAAGAAGGCCGCCTGA
- a CDS encoding thiamine pyrophosphate-dependent enzyme, giving the protein MGEDLRPSADAVTAVDELFAERVRALVPVPCEHPAEVLLSLYDAQLGSRHADLAARWLQSQGHGYYTIGSAGHEGNAAVAAALRPTHPALLHYRSGAFYLARAAQHQDKDGLRDILLGVAAATSEPISGGRHKVFGRHDLAIIPQTSTIASHLPRAMGVAFSIARAAKLGVPSPWPADAVVVTSFGDASANHSTATGAINAALHASYQGIPMPLLLVCEDNGIGISVRTPDGWIKQTYGQRHGLRYFDADGTDLAATLTMATEAATFVRRNRRPAFLRLRTVRLMGHAGSDVEAAYRSPAELLADEELDPLLGTARLLLSLGYQADEVVELYENKRTEVLGIAREVAGLPQLGSAAAVAAPLAFPDRAAVAKSLPGHQAGAGRTEPLTLGQSINRALGDVLAAYPEALAFGEDIGRKGGVYGVTRGLQKSFGAARVFDTLLDEQSILGLALGAGVSGLLPLPEIQYLAYLHNAEDQLRGEAASLKFFSQGQYRNPMVLRIAGYGYQKGFGGHFHNDDAIGVLRDIPGLVIASPSRPDDAAAMLHTCAAAAHAEGTVSVFLEPIALYHRRDLYEDGDEQWVAPYPAEHVPIGSGRVYGEGRDLTIVTFGNGLPMSLRVAARLPGVRVLDLRWLSPLPLEDLLREATITGRVLVVDETRRSGGVSEGVLAALVDAGYSGRMARVTSEDSFVPLGNAALQVLLSEETIEAAARELLRH; this is encoded by the coding sequence GTGGGTGAGGATCTCCGACCCAGTGCCGACGCCGTGACCGCGGTCGACGAGTTGTTCGCCGAGCGGGTCCGGGCCCTCGTACCGGTCCCCTGCGAACACCCCGCCGAGGTCCTGCTCAGCCTGTACGACGCCCAGCTCGGCAGCCGTCACGCCGACCTGGCCGCCCGCTGGCTCCAGTCGCAGGGTCACGGCTACTACACGATCGGTTCGGCCGGCCACGAGGGCAACGCGGCCGTGGCCGCGGCCCTCCGGCCGACCCATCCCGCCCTGCTGCACTACCGCTCCGGCGCCTTCTACCTGGCCCGCGCCGCCCAGCACCAGGACAAGGACGGCCTCCGCGACATCCTGCTCGGCGTCGCCGCGGCCACCAGCGAGCCGATCTCCGGCGGCCGCCACAAGGTCTTCGGCCGGCACGACCTGGCGATCATCCCGCAGACCTCCACGATCGCCTCGCACCTGCCGCGGGCGATGGGCGTCGCCTTCTCGATCGCCCGCGCCGCCAAGCTCGGCGTACCGTCGCCCTGGCCGGCCGACGCCGTCGTGGTGACCAGCTTCGGCGACGCCTCGGCCAACCACTCGACCGCCACCGGTGCGATCAACGCGGCCCTGCACGCGTCGTACCAGGGCATCCCGATGCCGTTGCTGCTGGTCTGCGAGGACAACGGGATCGGGATCAGCGTGCGGACCCCGGACGGCTGGATCAAGCAGACCTACGGACAGCGTCACGGCCTCCGGTACTTCGATGCCGACGGCACCGATCTCGCGGCCACCCTGACGATGGCGACCGAGGCGGCGACCTTCGTCCGGCGGAACCGGCGCCCCGCGTTCCTGCGGTTGCGGACGGTGCGGCTGATGGGCCACGCCGGGTCGGACGTCGAGGCGGCGTACCGGAGTCCGGCCGAGTTGCTCGCCGACGAGGAGCTTGATCCGCTGCTCGGTACCGCGAGGCTGCTGCTGTCCCTGGGGTACCAGGCCGACGAAGTGGTCGAGCTCTACGAGAACAAGCGCACCGAGGTGCTCGGGATCGCCCGCGAAGTGGCCGGCCTGCCGCAGCTCGGATCGGCTGCCGCCGTCGCCGCGCCGCTGGCCTTCCCGGACCGGGCGGCCGTCGCGAAGTCGCTGCCGGGGCACCAGGCCGGCGCCGGCCGGACCGAGCCCCTGACCCTCGGCCAGTCGATCAACCGGGCGCTCGGTGACGTGCTCGCGGCGTACCCGGAGGCTCTCGCGTTCGGGGAGGACATCGGGCGCAAGGGCGGCGTGTACGGCGTGACGCGCGGGCTGCAGAAGTCCTTCGGCGCGGCGCGGGTGTTCGACACGTTGCTCGACGAGCAGTCGATCCTCGGGCTGGCGCTGGGGGCCGGGGTCTCGGGGCTGCTGCCGCTGCCGGAGATCCAGTACCTCGCCTATCTGCACAACGCCGAGGACCAGTTGCGGGGCGAAGCCGCGTCGCTGAAGTTCTTCTCGCAAGGGCAGTACCGCAATCCGATGGTGCTGCGGATCGCCGGCTACGGCTACCAGAAGGGGTTCGGCGGGCACTTCCACAACGACGACGCGATCGGCGTACTGCGCGACATCCCGGGGCTGGTGATCGCGTCACCGTCGCGGCCCGATGATGCCGCGGCGATGCTGCACACCTGCGCGGCGGCGGCTCACGCGGAGGGCACCGTGTCGGTGTTCCTGGAGCCGATCGCGTTGTACCACCGTCGTGACCTGTACGAGGACGGCGACGAGCAGTGGGTGGCGCCGTACCCGGCGGAGCACGTTCCGATCGGCAGCGGGCGGGTCTACGGCGAAGGCCGCGATCTCACCATCGTCACCTTCGGCAACGGCCTGCCGATGAGCCTGCGCGTCGCCGCCCGGCTCCCCGGAGTCCGGGTCCTCGATCTTCGCTGGCTGTCCCCCCTGCCGCTGGAAGACCTGTTGCGCGAGGCAACTATTACCGGCCGGGTCCTGGTGGTCGACGAGACCCGCCGCTCCGGCGGCGTCTCCGAAGGCGTGCTCGCCGCCCTGGTCGACGCCGGTTACTCCGGCAGGATGGCCCGGGTCACCAGCGAAGACTCCTTCGTTCCGCTCGGCAACGCTGCTCTGCAAGTCCTGCTGAGCGAGGAGACCATCGAAGCGGCAGCCCGCGAACTGCTCCGGCACTGA
- a CDS encoding MFS transporter, with protein sequence MNKVRWRAVRPLRHRDYRLLWIGLAVALLGSGLWLVALAWQVIELGGGPVQLSVVTTAYSVGLLVCVLFGGIAADRLSQRSVMIAADSVRGVVLLVVAGLALAGWLEIWQLAIGAVLIGAGEAFLIPAYTALVPKLLPADELLAANGLEGVLRPLAQQATGPALGGLAIAALSPGMAILVAGLTYLFSAGCVMAMRVQPELGGRSVELDDATRKAAVDEAVGDAAPTGVSSMVADLREAWGYVRRTRWLLASLLFGTGYVLLILGPLEVLLPFAIKDQLGGGPGDFGLVLAAFGIGGALGALLISSRSLPRRYLTVMTLMWGLGTAPIVVLGFATDLWVMAAGAAVVGATGSAAMVIWGTLLQRRVPDHLRGRIASLDFFVSLLLMPVSMALAGPAGSLFGVTAVFVVAGVGPALICFLVVWFGRMLEDELANPLDAAEDDAVEAQPEVVDVDTARSDDGGVQDERGGAEKRISSDA encoded by the coding sequence ATGAACAAGGTCCGTTGGAGGGCAGTCCGGCCGTTGCGCCATCGCGACTACCGGCTGCTCTGGATCGGGCTGGCGGTGGCGCTGCTCGGCAGCGGGCTGTGGCTGGTTGCGCTGGCCTGGCAGGTGATCGAGCTCGGTGGCGGTCCGGTGCAACTGTCGGTGGTCACCACGGCGTACAGCGTTGGGTTGCTGGTCTGTGTGCTGTTCGGCGGGATCGCGGCCGATCGGCTCTCGCAACGCTCGGTGATGATCGCCGCGGATTCGGTGCGTGGCGTGGTGCTGCTGGTGGTCGCCGGGCTGGCGCTGGCCGGCTGGCTGGAGATCTGGCAGCTCGCGATCGGCGCGGTGCTGATCGGCGCCGGAGAGGCGTTCCTGATCCCGGCGTACACGGCGCTGGTGCCGAAGCTGCTGCCCGCGGACGAGCTATTGGCGGCCAACGGGCTGGAAGGTGTCCTGCGGCCCTTGGCTCAACAGGCGACCGGCCCTGCGCTCGGCGGGCTGGCGATCGCGGCGCTGTCACCTGGGATGGCGATCCTGGTGGCCGGACTGACGTACCTGTTCTCCGCCGGTTGCGTGATGGCGATGCGCGTCCAGCCGGAGCTCGGTGGACGGTCGGTGGAGCTCGACGACGCGACGCGCAAGGCTGCCGTGGACGAAGCAGTCGGCGACGCGGCTCCCACGGGAGTCAGTTCGATGGTGGCCGATCTGCGCGAGGCGTGGGGATATGTGCGGAGGACGCGATGGCTGCTCGCGTCGCTGCTGTTCGGGACGGGGTACGTGCTGCTGATCCTCGGGCCGCTGGAGGTGCTGCTGCCGTTCGCGATCAAGGACCAGCTCGGTGGTGGGCCGGGTGATTTCGGGCTGGTGCTGGCGGCGTTCGGGATCGGCGGGGCACTGGGCGCGTTGCTGATCTCGTCGCGCAGTCTGCCCCGGCGCTATCTGACCGTGATGACGCTGATGTGGGGTCTCGGTACGGCGCCGATCGTGGTGCTGGGGTTCGCGACGGACCTGTGGGTGATGGCGGCCGGTGCCGCGGTGGTCGGCGCGACCGGATCCGCGGCGATGGTGATCTGGGGGACGCTGCTGCAACGGCGAGTGCCCGACCACCTGCGCGGCCGGATCGCCAGCCTCGACTTCTTCGTCTCGCTGCTGCTGATGCCGGTCTCGATGGCGTTGGCGGGGCCGGCGGGCAGCCTGTTCGGGGTGACCGCGGTCTTCGTCGTGGCCGGGGTCGGCCCGGCGCTGATCTGCTTCCTGGTCGTCTGGTTCGGCCGGATGCTCGAGGACGAGCTGGCGAACCCGCTGGACGCGGCTGAGGACGATGCCGTCGAAGCGCAGCCGGAAGTTGTCGACGTGGACACCGCCCGGAGCGATGACGGCGGCGTTCAGGACGAAAGAGGCGGCGCGGAGAAGCGGATCAGCTCCGACGCCTGA
- a CDS encoding J-domain-containing protein: MTDRKPPGMKTEDWVEAQIKQAQARGDFDQLAGTGKPLPKLADPHDPDWWVKDFIRREKIETDALLPPSVQLRKEKQALQTKLSVLRTEAEVREYLQDLNRRILLQIRDATGVVVPVGPVDEEEMVAQWREGHEARQAARAAARPPEPEPKRSFWQRLFG; the protein is encoded by the coding sequence ATGACCGACCGCAAGCCGCCGGGGATGAAGACCGAGGACTGGGTCGAGGCGCAGATCAAGCAGGCGCAGGCGCGGGGTGACTTCGACCAGTTGGCCGGCACCGGCAAGCCGCTGCCGAAGCTGGCGGACCCGCACGATCCGGACTGGTGGGTGAAGGACTTCATCCGCCGCGAGAAGATCGAGACCGACGCGCTGCTGCCGCCGTCGGTCCAGCTCCGCAAGGAGAAGCAGGCGCTGCAAACCAAGCTCTCGGTACTCCGCACCGAGGCCGAGGTCCGTGAGTACCTGCAGGATCTCAACCGCCGCATCCTGCTGCAGATCCGCGACGCCACCGGCGTGGTCGTCCCCGTCGGCCCGGTCGACGAGGAGGAGATGGTGGCCCAGTGGCGTGAGGGCCACGAAGCCCGTCAGGCCGCCCGCGCGGCCGCTCGACCTCCGGAGCCGGAACCGAAGCGCTCGTTCTGGCAACGCCTCTTCGGCTAG
- a CDS encoding type 1 glutamine amidotransferase domain-containing protein, producing the protein MTRVLIALTSHSELGDTGRSTGFYASEAAEPWSVFTAAGFEVEVVSVAGGEPPVDGVDETDPAQQQFFAEAELEHTRTASELTATDYDAIFYAGGHGAMWDFPGDKALASLAAGIYENGGVVAAVCHGPAALVELRLTDGSYLVDGKNVAAFTNAEENAVGLTEVVPFLLADALTAHGAIHHPAADFTDQVVTDGRLVTGQNPASARSTATAVAAVLTAR; encoded by the coding sequence ATGACACGCGTACTGATTGCCCTGACCAGCCACTCCGAGCTCGGCGACACCGGCCGGAGTACAGGCTTCTATGCCTCCGAGGCCGCCGAGCCGTGGAGCGTCTTCACCGCGGCCGGGTTCGAGGTCGAGGTCGTCTCGGTCGCCGGTGGCGAACCGCCGGTCGACGGGGTGGACGAGACCGACCCGGCCCAGCAGCAGTTCTTCGCCGAGGCCGAACTCGAGCACACCCGGACCGCGTCCGAGCTGACCGCGACCGACTACGACGCGATCTTCTACGCCGGTGGGCACGGCGCGATGTGGGACTTCCCCGGCGACAAGGCGCTCGCCTCGCTCGCCGCCGGGATCTACGAGAACGGCGGCGTGGTCGCGGCGGTCTGCCACGGCCCGGCGGCCCTGGTCGAGCTCCGGCTGACCGATGGCAGCTACCTGGTCGACGGCAAGAACGTCGCCGCCTTCACCAACGCCGAGGAGAACGCGGTCGGCCTCACCGAGGTCGTCCCGTTCCTGCTGGCCGACGCACTGACCGCCCACGGCGCGATCCACCACCCGGCCGCTGACTTCACCGACCAGGTCGTCACGGACGGCCGCCTCGTCACCGGACAGAACCCGGCATCAGCACGCAGTACCGCGACTGCGGTCGCTGCGGTCCTCACAGCGCGCTAG
- a CDS encoding GNAT family N-acetyltransferase produces MASPAIRIRTTADLETCVRLLAEVHEASGYPVNWPADPVAWLSPWEALGCWVVTVDDEVVGHLIVTAEGAREALVERLFVEPRRTGSGLGRLLLEHAVTFARSQGRHLLLDVVASRDGAAGFYRKAGWQEIARTPIDWAGDQASELIRFSAPPLSS; encoded by the coding sequence GTGGCTAGCCCAGCGATCCGGATCCGTACGACGGCCGACCTCGAAACTTGCGTCCGGCTCCTGGCGGAGGTGCACGAGGCATCCGGCTACCCGGTCAACTGGCCGGCTGACCCGGTCGCCTGGCTGTCGCCGTGGGAGGCGCTCGGTTGCTGGGTGGTCACGGTCGACGACGAGGTCGTGGGTCACCTGATCGTCACCGCGGAAGGTGCCCGGGAGGCGCTGGTCGAGCGGCTGTTCGTCGAGCCGCGGCGTACCGGCTCCGGGCTGGGACGACTCCTGCTGGAGCACGCCGTCACGTTCGCCCGATCGCAGGGCCGGCACCTGCTGCTCGACGTCGTGGCCAGTCGCGATGGTGCGGCCGGCTTCTACCGCAAGGCGGGCTGGCAGGAGATCGCCCGGACACCGATCGACTGGGCCGGTGATCAGGCGTCGGAGCTGATCCGCTTCTCCGCGCCGCCTCTTTCGTCCTGA